One Thermodesulfovibrionales bacterium genomic region harbors:
- a CDS encoding extracellular solute-binding protein, which produces MKNLLSLLVAITVLLSFTLVGAEETLNGAGATFPYPVYSAWAFDYNKVTGVKLNYQSIGSGGGQRQITERTVDFGASDDPLKPEKLGGDKLIQFPAVIGGVVPVVNIQGVKDGELKLDSTALCKIYLGEIKYWDDATLKKMNPTASLPHTDITVVHRSDGSGTTA; this is translated from the coding sequence ATGAAGAATCTTTTGAGTCTGCTCGTTGCAATCACCGTGCTTCTTTCTTTTACGCTTGTCGGAGCGGAAGAGACGCTGAACGGGGCGGGTGCGACATTCCCCTATCCCGTCTACTCTGCCTGGGCCTTTGATTACAACAAGGTTACGGGGGTGAAACTGAATTATCAGTCCATCGGCTCGGGAGGCGGACAGAGGCAGATTACGGAGCGGACCGTTGACTTCGGGGCATCCGATGACCCGCTGAAGCCGGAGAAGCTGGGAGGGGATAAGCTGATTCAGTTCCCCGCAGTAATCGGGGGTGTTGTTCCTGTTGTGAACATCCAGGGGGTGAAGGATGGCGAACTGAAACTCGATTCGACAGCGCTCTGCAAGATCTATCTCGGGGAGATTAAGTACTGGGATGACGCGACGCTGAAGAAGATGAACCCGACAGCGAGTCTTCCCCATACAGATATTACGGTAGTCCACAGGTCCGACGGATCTGGGACGACCGC